gggcatcattagccaggtcagCAGTTGTtacccatcctaaattgcccttgaactaagtggcttggCAGGCCATTTCATGGGACGGTGAAGAGTCAGCTACATGACTGTGGAGCAGGGGTTACATGTAGGCTTGACCAGGTAATGATGGCATTCCGTGGGGGACATtcgtgaacaagatgggtttttaattaAAATCgatggtagtttcatggtcactattactgagactagctttcaattccagattttagtcatttgaacccatgtctccaaaatatTAACCTGGTTCCGTtgattattaatccagtgacattatcactacagTACGTTTTTCCACAAACTAGTGCTTCTGACCAGCAGAGGAGCCGGCATCCTATTTTCCTCATTTCATGATGCATCAGTATATTTGGAATGGAATTATTCAAATACAGGCTAGCTGGACCACTCAAAATGTTCTGCCACCAGCGTATCTGAGTTTTACTCGCGGTATCCATGCTTAAAGAACTGAATCACATCCCTGTTCATACTTGTCCATTGGAATTATGTTTAGTCCTGAGAGTTGCCCTTGAAAGTCCAGTTGGGATAAGCACTTTTTACGATATCATGGCTCTTTTGaacattggggagggggagggttcagCGTTGTGTGCAATGTTCCAAAtatgcccaaaacaataagttaaAGGAGGTTAAAATAACATAACTAGTAATGGAATGTCTTTAACATATGATTCCATTACTTGAATAACCTTGGTAATGCCTTCATTGTTGGGTATTTCTTGAAATTATTACTTATTTTATGTATGTGACATCATATTAAGATGACAATATAACAAGGTCCCCACATTAGGAACTAAATATAATAGTAACAGGCGGATGGCTGATATTAATTGAAATTATTACTTATTTTATGTATGTGACATATTAGGATGACAATATTACAAGGTCCACACATTAGGAACTAAATATAATAGTAACAGGTGGATGGCTGGAGTCAGCATTTCAATTTCCTCTCAGCTGCTGCTTCTCTGTTGATATTAATGCTGTGCCATTATGTTGGTGCTGCCATACTTTCATGATTTTGTTGTCTAATTATTTTCAGTAGCTATGTGACAGTTAGAAATTTGAATCTGATTTGTTACCCTACAATTGTGCATATTAAGGTTCTGGTCAAAGGACGTTTGTGCAAATTGGTGGCTTTGGGCAAGCTAGGAATGAGAAGCAGACTGGACTGTAACCATTTGGAGAACTCGCTTTGTGTGGCTGGCCTTTGAAATGTTCTGGATTGTGCAGGATCATGGTTCTAGCCAAGAACGAATGCAAATGAACTTTGCGCCTGCCTCTTCAATGTCTGTACTGCAGGCATTGTATTAAAGTGGTGCAACTCCTTCCAacatgtggggtggtggtggaataCACATTCAAGCTTGTGATGCAACCCAACAGCCCTGCACCGGTAACTCTTCCATGCCAGCCACATTGTCCAGTTGATGGATGTTGGCCAAGACTTGTAGGTGTGGGAACAGGGCAGTCACTCACCCTTTCACCCCAAGGTTGATCCAGTAACCAACAGATAATGCTGGAGTTACCAAACATTCACAGTATCATGACTAACCTTTGACAGAAATGGCAGTTCACCTGGGCCACCCAAGCAGAAAAATATCTACATAGTATTCACTCCTTTCCAATACCAGAAGCCTAAGAATGCACTTGATATGGTATCACCttagggtggcagagtggttggcATTGttacctcatggcgctgaggacccgggttcaatcccagccccgagtcactacatttggagtttgcacattctccctgtgtctatgtgggtctcaccctcacaacccaaagatgtgcagggtaggtggattggacatgctatgggtggcatggtaacattgttgcttcacagcgccagggacccaggtttgattcccggcttgggtcactgtctatgcggagtctgcacgctctcccagtgtctgcgtgggtttcgtccggtttccacccacaagtcccgaaagacgtgctgttaggtaatttggacattctaaattctccctcggtgtacccgaacaagcgccgtagtgtggcaagtaggggattttcacagtaacttcattgtagtgttaatgtaagcctaattgtgacactaataaacattatataaaaaaagaaattgccccttaattggaaaaaaaggaattggttactctaaattggaaaaaaagatacGGTATCGCCTATATTAATTAAAAGATTGAAGTCAGACTGAAAACTTTATGATTGACTGCATATTTTCCAGGCAGTTCCTGTACCAGCTAGTAGTGTTCTTTGTTGAGTGAATGTCACACCATAACTTTAAAACGGGTTCCTGATTCAAATCAAAGTTAAACTGGCAGGGCAGAGATATGTTGAGAAGGGCCATGAGCCTGTGATTAAGTTTAGTAAGGGACTTTGCACATTGACAATCCATTACTCATGATTGGTCAGATTTCTTTGCCTTAGTGTTGCAAATGGGCTATTTCTCCCCACCTTCGTCTCCTTTTTATTCTGCTTCTCCCTTTTAGTGGCTCTTATTTCTTTCTCCAGCTGTCAGGAGTCTTTTGGATGGACTGTGGAAATCAAGGACACAGTCCCCTTCCCAGAGTGTGTTATATTTCTGTTGTGCTGttgtagtaatccagagagccagggtaatgagcgggtccaggttcgattccaccaGTAGCAGATGGTGAAGTCTGAATTCAGTAaagaatctggaataaaaaaattatgaaataattgtcgattgtcataaaacccatctggttcactaacgtcctttagggaaggaaatctgctgtcctcacctgGTCGGGCCTGGATGTGATTCCACATCCATAGCAACGTggctgattcttaaatgccctctgaaacagaccagctcagttcaagggcaattagtgacggGGAAatgaatgttggcccagccagcgacgccgacATTCCCGGTTcgaatgtttttaaaatgtttcgcTCGTTGTTTGTTCTTGCTTGCAACTCTTCCAACATTGTTTTTTTACAGTTTATGAAAAAATGCAACGAGGAcagtttggatttttaaaaaatatacagcTGATTTGAATATTTTCTTTTGAACAGATAAGGCTGCCCGGGGCTCTTATTGCTCAGTGTGGAATCAGTGAGAGGCATCCATCGTTTTGGCCATTTCATCTCGGGAAGCAACTATTTTCCAATGTGAGCCCGTTCAACATGACTGAGTGTTGGGAGGAACACCCAGCCGCCCCACCCATGGTGGAGAACTGCATTCCCCAGAACACCGAACGCGCACTCGAGTTTGCGATTGTGTTCCCCACAGACGGAGCCCTTCAGCAGCATCAGCCCGTGTCAGCCGAGAGTTCCCAAAAATGCAACATGTGCGGCCAGACGATCACGCAGCTgtcagagctccaacagcaccccTGTTTTGTTAACATGAACCGTTTCTACCAGTGCGCCCAGTGCCAGAAGACCTTCAGCCACTCCAATGACCTCTTGCAGCACCAGTGTGGCCAGATAGAGGAGAAGCCCTTTATTTGTCATGTCTGCAAGATGGGCTTCTCCCAGTTGCTGGCGTTGGTCCAGCACCAAAATGTCCACAATGAGAACAATCCCTTCAAGTGTAGCATATGTGGTGAGAATTTCCAGCAGTCATCAGAGCTCATCctgcaccagcgggttcacatcGAGGATCAACCCTTTGAGTGCACTGTCTGCAAGAAAAAATTCAAGGACTCGTCAGAGTTGGTGGCACACCAGCAATTCCACGCCCCTGAAAAGCCCTTCAAATGCAGCGTGTGCCAGAAGGGCTTCAAGAAGTCGTCACAGCTGGTCCGCCACCAATACATCCATGGTGAAAAACCCTTCAAGTGCTTGTCCTGCGAGAAGGCTTTCCGCCACGCTTCCGAGCTGCAGCGACACCAGAGGGTGCACACGGGCGAGCGGCCCTTCAAATGCGGCCAATGCGACAAGACCTTCAGCCAGTCCTCCCACCTGGCACACCATCAGCGCATCCACTCGGGTGAACGGCCCTATGACTGTAGCGTATGCCACAAGAGCTTcaagcaccgctcacatctgGTGCGCCATATGTGTGTTCATGCCGGTGAGGACATGTTCAAGTGCGTCATCTGTCACGCAGGCTTCAAACagcctggggagctgctgcagcaccAGTGCGCAACGGAGGCTGAACGACCCTTCAAGTGCGGCCAATGCTCCAAGAGCTTCAAGCGCTCTTCCTACCTCCAGCATCACCAGCGTGTCCACTCAGGTGAGAGGCCCTTCAAGTGTACTACCTGTCAGATGAGCTTCAAGCAGCTATACGCACTGGTGCGACATCAGCGCACCCACACTGGTGACAAACCCTACAAATGCACCGTGTGTGACAAGGGCTTCAGTGAATCCTCGCACCTCCTGTACCACCAGCACATTCACACTGGAGAAAGCCTCTTTCAATGCACAGGATGCCAGAAGGGCTTCAAAGACTCGTCTGAGCTCTTGCGTCACCGCTGTGCCCGTGTGGAGGGGAAACCCTTCAAGTGTACCGTGTGCCAGAAAGCTTACAAGCGGGTTTCAGCCCTGCAGCTCCACGAGTCAACCCATGTCGAGGAACGGCCACTCAAGTGCAATGCCTGCGAGCGGCGTTTTGCATGCTCCTCCGAGCTAGTGGAGCACCAGTGTCGGCCAGCCAAGGAGAAGCCGCTGAAGTGCAGCGACTGCGAGAAGCGGTTCAAGTACTCTTCAGACCTGGAGCGACAtcggcgagttcacacaggggacaaACCTTTTAAATGCATCACTTGTGACAAAGGCTTTAAGCAGAAGGAACATCTGATAAAGCACCAGAATGTCCAcgccagagagagtcagtgtaagTGCACGTGGTGTGGTGAGAGATTTACAGAGCTAAGCTATCTGCAGGAGCACTGCCTTCAACACACAGTGCAAAACTCCTATGAAAGTTCTGCTTGTGGAcagtgattttctttttaaattttagttttGAAAGCCTGATCTTGGCTCTAAACTTGTACAAATTGTGGCACAGATATATTTGTACGAGTTTAGGGGCAACAGTAGCCCTGGAGAAAAGTGCTTGCACTTTCATGGGCCATGTGGGTCACAAgtctcccctcctgcccccattGAGTTTAAATCCAGTTTCCCATCAATTCACTGATACCAACAGATCTTCAATCCAATTTAGGATTTATCCACCTATAAAATTCCCCAACCTCCAGGTCCACAAAGTTAAGATGGGACAAACCAGCAAGAATGAAATGTAAGTACAAACAGAAATGAGTTATCTAGGCCTTGTAGGTGAGATTGCCTGGACTTGAGGGCATGCACATGACTGGAATTTGGATACTTCTGCCCTGGGAGAGGTACTGACCAATGTTGACAGACCACAACCAGTTCCAGTGAGCTGTAAGTCACATCATTTAGTGACCTGGATTCTTCAGTCACTTCTGCCTGTGTCCTGCTGAGAGTGTTCAGGCTTTTAAAGCTGAGACTTGTGTCTCAatgcagtgtttttaaaaaaaatatgagtTGCATCACTAGAGAGCAAATTCCTTTTTTGAAGGTGATGTTACAAAATAATGCAAGTAGGTTTAGGTGACCAGCACATCGGTGTgcattggacccccccccccccccccccccctcctcctcacatgACCACACCAGTATTCACAACGTGACCAGGTAAGGcatcagaaaaatatttttttttagcaACACAGATCCAGAAACTGATTTGAACCATCTTTGTTGGAATAAAGCTCCGATGTAGAAAGAAGTATTTGCATTTTAAGATCAACTGCTGtgaagtgtggggtgtgttttAGTATTATTGTTTCCCACCAATGGCAGCAGTGCTGTTATTATATACTGCAATGTTTGAAAGGCTTTTGCCTGCAAATGTCTCGTTATATTCAGTGGTTTAAAGGTATTTAATTTACATCATTTTGCTCCCACACTTCCTCCTGGTCTGTGGACCATAACTGCGCTTAGTCCTAAT
The window above is part of the Scyliorhinus canicula chromosome 9, sScyCan1.1, whole genome shotgun sequence genome. Proteins encoded here:
- the LOC119971424 gene encoding zinc finger protein 319-like, whose translation is MTECWEEHPAAPPMVENCIPQNTERALEFAIVFPTDGALQQHQPVSAESSQKCNMCGQTITQLSELQQHPCFVNMNRFYQCAQCQKTFSHSNDLLQHQCGQIEEKPFICHVCKMGFSQLLALVQHQNVHNENNPFKCSICGENFQQSSELILHQRVHIEDQPFECTVCKKKFKDSSELVAHQQFHAPEKPFKCSVCQKGFKKSSQLVRHQYIHGEKPFKCLSCEKAFRHASELQRHQRVHTGERPFKCGQCDKTFSQSSHLAHHQRIHSGERPYDCSVCHKSFKHRSHLVRHMCVHAGEDMFKCVICHAGFKQPGELLQHQCATEAERPFKCGQCSKSFKRSSYLQHHQRVHSGERPFKCTTCQMSFKQLYALVRHQRTHTGDKPYKCTVCDKGFSESSHLLYHQHIHTGESLFQCTGCQKGFKDSSELLRHRCARVEGKPFKCTVCQKAYKRVSALQLHESTHVEERPLKCNACERRFACSSELVEHQCRPAKEKPLKCSDCEKRFKYSSDLERHRRVHTGDKPFKCITCDKGFKQKEHLIKHQNVHARESQFLI